A window of Dehalococcoidia bacterium contains these coding sequences:
- a CDS encoding glucose 1-dehydrogenase, with amino-acid sequence MARSNKVAVITGGGRGIGKGIARIFTQNGIDVVIAGRNFEKLEKTAGELKSPKAEILCVQTDVSIQAQVERLFDKTLEKFGKVDILVNNAGIAEPMAPITDIDMKLVDDIVGINFRGVYYCARRAVKEMKKQKSGNIINIGSVEGLISLPGIAYGPMKAAVHRFTKLLASELADIPIRVNCICPGLVLTEMMEELSDRDVEVFLVHIPMHKALVPDDVGKLAYFLASDDARYITGSIIAADSGITAATTGFNITLPGVEPWMKAAVG; translated from the coding sequence ATGGCGAGGTCAAACAAGGTGGCTGTTATCACCGGGGGAGGACGGGGCATCGGAAAGGGCATTGCCAGGATATTCACTCAAAACGGCATCGATGTGGTTATAGCCGGCAGGAACTTTGAAAAGCTTGAGAAAACGGCCGGTGAGCTCAAATCACCCAAAGCGGAGATATTGTGCGTTCAGACCGACGTATCAATCCAGGCGCAGGTTGAGCGCCTGTTCGACAAGACGCTGGAGAAATTTGGCAAGGTCGATATTCTGGTCAACAACGCGGGCATCGCCGAGCCGATGGCGCCCATCACCGATATCGATATGAAGCTGGTGGACGATATCGTCGGCATCAACTTCAGGGGTGTTTATTACTGCGCCCGCCGGGCGGTCAAGGAGATGAAGAAGCAGAAAAGCGGCAACATCATCAATATCGGCTCGGTAGAGGGGCTGATCTCTTTACCGGGCATAGCCTACGGGCCTATGAAGGCCGCTGTGCACAGGTTCACCAAGCTGCTGGCCAGCGAGCTGGCGGACATCCCTATCCGTGTTAACTGCATCTGCCCGGGGCTGGTGCTTACGGAGATGATGGAGGAGCTCTCCGACCGCGATGTCGAGGTGTTTCTGGTGCATATCCCCATGCATAAAGCGCTGGTCCCCGATGACGTGGGCAAACTGGCTTATTTCCTGGCATCCGATGACGCCAGGTATATCACCGGCTCCATAATTGCGGCCGACTCGGGCATCACTGCCGCCACGACGGGATTCAACATCACATTACCGGGCGTCGAACCATGGATGAAGGCTGCCGTCGGTTGA
- a CDS encoding SDR family oxidoreductase encodes MARSNKVAVITGGGSGIGKGIAKVFTQNGIDVAIAGRNLKKLEKTAAELKSSKAEILCFQTDIAVQDQVERLFDKVIEKFGKVDILVNNAAITEPMGSITDLDMKLAEDIITIDFMGAFYCARRAAKEMKAQKSGNILNIGATEGLVSLPGTLYGAMKAAISQFTIVLSRELAAVPIRVNCIRPGVVITEKTQGLSAGDLEAFLKNVPMHKALYPEDIGKLAYYLISDDARHITGAIVSADAGVSADGGWFAFGL; translated from the coding sequence ATGGCAAGGTCAAATAAGGTAGCTGTGATCACCGGTGGAGGAAGCGGCATCGGCAAGGGTATTGCTAAAGTATTTACGCAGAACGGCATCGATGTGGCAATAGCCGGCAGGAATTTGAAAAAGCTGGAAAAGACGGCGGCGGAGCTGAAATCCTCCAAAGCTGAGATATTGTGCTTTCAGACCGATATAGCGGTACAGGATCAGGTGGAGCGCCTGTTCGATAAGGTGATTGAGAAGTTCGGCAAGGTCGACATACTGGTAAACAACGCCGCCATCACCGAGCCGATGGGATCGATAACCGATCTCGACATGAAGCTGGCCGAGGATATAATCACTATCGATTTCATGGGTGCCTTCTATTGCGCCCGCAGAGCGGCCAAAGAGATGAAGGCGCAGAAAAGCGGCAATATCCTTAATATCGGCGCGACCGAAGGGCTGGTATCCCTGCCCGGCACGCTGTATGGCGCCATGAAGGCCGCCATATCGCAATTCACCATAGTCCTGTCGCGCGAGCTGGCCGCCGTTCCCATCCGGGTCAACTGCATCCGGCCGGGAGTGGTCATCACGGAGAAGACGCAGGGGCTGTCCGCCGGCGATCTCGAGGCGTTTCTGAAGAACGTCCCCATGCATAAGGCGCTGTATCCCGAAGATATCGGTAAACTCGCTTACTACCTGATCTCTGATGACGCCAGGCATATCACCGGCGCCATCGTTTCGGCCGATGCGGGCGTCTCCGCGGACGGCGGGTGGTTTGCTTTCGGTCTGTAA
- a CDS encoding MmgE/PrpD family protein has translation MSDAVTVTESLAKLAASLKYEDLPKDLVDRVKILVFHALACTFAGRNQDLIAPAPNYLRKLKLGGKASTFVDGIKGPPWEVALVNSVIGQSTGQEDMHADSSCHCGSMIIPTAFAVGEELGSNGKDVITAIVLGYDVIGRIGMSMLSPDFSKKFRPSGMFGPYGACIAAAKLYKLNEEQMVNGLGLAGTLSCGNMQWAMEGTHEIVYQNGFACRNGISAALLGKEGAKASRQVLEGFLGAWNTYGKQPLGERITEGLGKSFEIMKVFCKPAPACAYTQPSAALALRMVNKYDIDPQAIEKINIKTFPMGKMFPGLDYQGPFTDIAQSKMSQQYSVAAVFIFKELVQSNYEKYSDPRVNKLTALATVDVDDAITGAYPKKQGCEITVTLKGGKVIHEKMEDLEVMNDERVIANFEMQATRTLSKKQAAELKNAISSLDKLDNIAGLVKLCIKK, from the coding sequence ATGAGTGATGCAGTTACGGTAACGGAGTCCCTGGCGAAATTGGCTGCCTCGCTGAAGTACGAAGATCTTCCCAAAGACCTGGTTGACAGGGTGAAAATACTTGTTTTTCATGCGCTGGCCTGTACTTTCGCCGGCCGCAACCAGGATTTAATCGCGCCCGCCCCCAATTACCTCAGGAAGCTGAAGCTGGGCGGCAAAGCTTCAACTTTCGTAGACGGCATCAAAGGGCCGCCCTGGGAGGTGGCCCTGGTGAACTCGGTGATCGGACAGAGCACGGGCCAGGAAGACATGCACGCGGACTCATCCTGCCATTGCGGCTCGATGATCATACCCACGGCGTTCGCTGTGGGCGAGGAGCTGGGCAGCAACGGAAAGGACGTTATTACCGCCATCGTGCTTGGCTACGACGTCATCGGGCGCATCGGCATGAGTATGCTTTCACCCGATTTCTCCAAGAAATTCCGCCCCAGCGGGATGTTCGGTCCCTACGGCGCATGCATCGCAGCGGCTAAACTGTATAAGCTGAACGAGGAACAGATGGTCAACGGTCTGGGACTGGCGGGCACGCTGTCCTGCGGCAATATGCAATGGGCGATGGAGGGCACTCACGAGATCGTCTATCAAAACGGATTCGCCTGCCGCAACGGTATCTCGGCCGCTCTGCTGGGCAAAGAGGGGGCGAAAGCGTCACGGCAGGTGCTGGAAGGCTTTTTAGGCGCCTGGAACACCTACGGTAAACAGCCCCTGGGTGAGAGAATCACCGAAGGGCTGGGAAAATCGTTTGAAATAATGAAGGTGTTCTGCAAACCCGCCCCTGCCTGCGCCTACACCCAACCATCCGCCGCCCTGGCCCTCAGGATGGTAAACAAATATGATATCGATCCACAGGCAATCGAGAAAATAAATATCAAAACATTCCCCATGGGCAAGATGTTCCCCGGGCTCGATTACCAGGGCCCCTTCACAGACATCGCGCAGTCCAAGATGAGCCAGCAGTACTCGGTAGCCGCAGTCTTCATCTTCAAGGAGCTGGTACAATCTAACTATGAGAAATACTCGGATCCCCGCGTTAATAAGCTGACCGCCCTTGCCACAGTGGATGTCGACGACGCCATCACAGGCGCCTATCCCAAGAAACAGGGATGCGAGATCACCGTAACGCTCAAGGGGGGCAAGGTTATCCATGAGAAGATGGAAGACCTGGAGGTAATGAACGACGAGCGTGTGATTGCCAATTTCGAGATGCAGGCCACCCGCACACTGTCGAAAAAACAGGCCGCGGAGCTTAAAAACGCCATATCCAGCCTGGATAAGCTCGATAATATCGCTGGCCTGGTAAAACTTTGTATTAAGAAATAG
- a CDS encoding methylmalonyl-CoA mutase family protein — MSNKRKWVEDTLNPALKSGKSRQASYKSSSGSELEVLYTPEDLGGFDYERDLGYPGQYPYTRGIHPAMYCGRLWTMRQYSGFGSARDTNQRFHHLFKQGQSGLSIAFDLPTQLGYDSDSLYARGEVGRVGVAVDSLRDMEVLFEGIELDQISTSMTVNATCAPLLAMYICLAQRGGIDLDKLDGTVQNDILKEYIARNTYIFPPEPSLRLVADIAEYCSKNLPRWNFISISGYHIREAGSTAAQEIGLTMANAIEYVNTLVNRGLDVDSFAPRLSWHFQIHNDFFEEVAKLRALRRMWARIMKERFGAKDPRSLMFRTHVQTGGVTLTAQQPLNNISRATIQALAAVLGGVQSMAVASYDEAICIPTEEASTQSLRIQQIIASESGIADVVDPMGGSYYLECLTGRLENEANNIIEQIEKMGGAAGAIKAGYQTALIQEAAYNYQKEVEEGRRIVVGVNKYLSQTPEISLHRVGAAVELVQKKSLAQLKNKRDNEEVTHCLDRLQKSAEGKDNIMPALINCAAAYVTLGEMCDVLRKVFGTQKESNLF, encoded by the coding sequence ATGAGCAATAAAAGAAAATGGGTCGAGGACACGCTCAACCCGGCTTTAAAATCGGGTAAATCCCGCCAGGCCTCATATAAATCCAGCTCGGGCAGCGAGCTGGAGGTGCTTTACACGCCCGAGGATCTGGGCGGCTTCGATTATGAGCGTGATCTGGGCTATCCGGGGCAATACCCGTACACCAGGGGTATACATCCTGCAATGTACTGCGGCAGGTTATGGACGATGCGCCAGTATTCGGGATTCGGCAGTGCCCGGGACACTAACCAGCGCTTCCACCATCTTTTCAAACAGGGACAGTCCGGCCTCAGCATCGCTTTCGACCTGCCGACACAGCTCGGCTACGACTCGGACAGCCTTTATGCGCGCGGAGAGGTGGGCAGAGTGGGCGTCGCCGTGGACTCCCTGCGCGATATGGAGGTGCTGTTTGAAGGTATCGAACTTGATCAAATCAGCACATCCATGACGGTCAATGCCACCTGTGCGCCGCTGCTGGCCATGTATATATGTCTGGCTCAGAGGGGGGGTATCGACCTGGACAAACTGGACGGGACGGTACAGAATGATATTCTTAAGGAATATATCGCCCGCAACACTTATATCTTCCCGCCGGAGCCGTCGCTGAGACTGGTGGCCGACATTGCCGAGTATTGCAGTAAAAACCTCCCTCGCTGGAACTTTATCAGCATCTCCGGCTACCACATACGCGAAGCAGGCTCGACTGCCGCCCAGGAGATCGGCCTGACCATGGCCAATGCTATCGAGTATGTTAATACCCTGGTTAACCGGGGTTTGGACGTCGATTCGTTTGCTCCACGCCTTTCCTGGCATTTTCAGATACATAATGATTTTTTTGAGGAAGTCGCCAAGCTGCGCGCGCTGCGGCGTATGTGGGCCAGGATCATGAAGGAGAGGTTCGGCGCCAAAGATCCCCGCTCTTTGATGTTCCGCACCCATGTTCAGACGGGGGGAGTAACTCTTACGGCGCAGCAACCCCTCAATAATATCTCGAGGGCAACCATACAGGCGCTGGCGGCAGTGCTGGGCGGCGTCCAATCGATGGCAGTCGCGAGCTATGACGAGGCTATCTGCATCCCGACCGAGGAAGCGTCAACCCAATCTTTGCGCATACAGCAGATCATTGCCAGTGAGAGCGGAATTGCCGATGTTGTAGACCCGATGGGCGGCAGCTACTACCTGGAGTGCCTGACCGGCAGGCTTGAGAACGAAGCCAATAACATCATTGAGCAAATAGAGAAAATGGGCGGTGCGGCTGGCGCTATCAAAGCCGGTTACCAGACAGCTCTTATTCAGGAGGCCGCCTACAACTACCAGAAAGAGGTTGAAGAGGGCCGTCGCATCGTGGTCGGCGTTAATAAGTACCTGTCGCAAACGCCCGAGATATCACTGCACAGGGTTGGCGCTGCGGTTGAATTGGTTCAGAAAAAAAGCCTGGCCCAGCTCAAGAACAAACGGGACAACGAAGAAGTCACGCATTGCCTGGACCGGCTGCAAAAATCGGCCGAAGGCAAGGACAACATAATGCCTGCGCTGATCAATTGTGCGGCTGCCTACGTTACGCTGGGCGAGATGTGCGATGTGCTGCGCAAGGTATTCGGTACGCAGAAGGAATCCAATCTGTTTTAA
- a CDS encoding TRAP transporter small permease, which translates to MTKIASAIDTIIERLSVAGLWIASIGVLIMFVIVFIEIVVRKVFETSIYISQDYSGYMMAICLALPLGMLVRRRGHIKVDVIFTRFPPKVKYYFDLAFLIIMLCYGIALTYICYGLARDSYDLKAVSIDLSHTPLWIPQSTLVIGVGFFVITSIFEIYKMLFMRSDGIAVPAPIKSSGAESK; encoded by the coding sequence ATGACGAAAATAGCATCTGCGATCGATACGATAATTGAGCGGCTGTCCGTTGCGGGTCTCTGGATAGCCTCAATAGGTGTATTGATCATGTTTGTCATCGTTTTCATTGAAATCGTGGTGAGAAAGGTATTCGAAACCAGTATATACATAAGCCAGGATTATTCAGGATATATGATGGCTATTTGTCTGGCGCTTCCACTGGGTATGCTGGTCAGGAGGCGGGGGCATATCAAAGTCGATGTCATATTTACCCGATTCCCTCCCAAAGTAAAGTACTACTTTGATCTGGCTTTTTTAATCATCATGCTTTGCTATGGAATAGCATTGACTTACATATGTTACGGGCTGGCCAGGGATTCATATGACCTGAAAGCTGTCAGCATTGATTTAAGTCATACGCCACTCTGGATCCCGCAGTCTACACTGGTCATCGGAGTAGGTTTCTTTGTTATTACATCGATATTCGAGATCTATAAAATGCTGTTCATGAGAAGCGATGGTATTGCAGTCCCGGCTCCTATCAAATCCTCTGGAGCGGAAAGCAAATGA
- the dctP gene encoding TRAP transporter substrate-binding protein DctP, with translation MIKKGTLLLTIIIVLTVLIVSCTQPAQPGQSPASQTPEKTYHWKYVQAVPAAAIHINNTVFLPHLENIEKRSNGRLKIDWVNWVETPYKGSDALRVARDGLAQGCEVLFGYCTGDAPMLGAPELQYMAPHKVDLPELYSLYGKVWSNPKVKAAVLDKTMQDFNAVSLGVYHWGPQPFWLTKEVKKPADFKGMQIREFSAEGADMVRALGASVTLVTAAEVFTALERGMCDGLISAPQAMLAGGWYEAIKYVYLSNTRITANSFTINKKAWDSLPPDLQQIMAEEIAAACAELNVANIEDSYKLYELFGNQMTFNEDNEEDYQYIRNLCKENVWPNWLKRVGPQGNDVLNMCLEAMGASERY, from the coding sequence ATGATAAAAAAAGGCACTTTGTTATTAACCATAATTATTGTTCTGACTGTACTGATCGTCTCATGCACTCAACCTGCTCAGCCGGGGCAATCGCCGGCATCTCAGACTCCTGAAAAGACATATCACTGGAAATATGTACAGGCCGTGCCGGCCGCGGCAATACATATTAACAACACGGTATTTCTTCCACATCTTGAAAATATAGAGAAGCGCAGCAACGGCAGGCTCAAGATCGACTGGGTCAACTGGGTTGAGACCCCATACAAAGGGAGCGACGCTCTGCGCGTGGCGCGCGATGGACTGGCTCAGGGTTGCGAAGTGCTATTCGGATATTGTACCGGCGATGCGCCGATGCTGGGCGCTCCCGAGCTTCAATATATGGCTCCGCATAAAGTTGATCTGCCTGAATTATACTCACTGTATGGAAAGGTCTGGAGCAACCCAAAGGTAAAGGCCGCGGTTCTGGACAAGACCATGCAGGACTTTAATGCCGTATCGCTCGGCGTTTATCACTGGGGACCGCAGCCCTTCTGGCTGACCAAGGAAGTCAAAAAGCCGGCTGATTTCAAGGGTATGCAAATACGCGAGTTTTCCGCCGAAGGAGCGGACATGGTCAGGGCCCTCGGCGCTTCCGTCACACTGGTAACCGCCGCTGAGGTATTTACAGCATTAGAGAGGGGTATGTGCGACGGATTGATATCTGCGCCGCAGGCTATGCTGGCCGGGGGATGGTACGAAGCTATTAAATACGTGTACCTGTCAAATACGAGAATAACAGCCAATTCATTCACAATAAATAAGAAGGCCTGGGATTCTCTGCCGCCCGACCTGCAACAGATCATGGCTGAGGAAATAGCCGCCGCCTGCGCGGAATTGAACGTAGCCAACATAGAAGACTCTTATAAGCTGTACGAACTGTTTGGTAACCAGATGACCTTCAACGAAGACAATGAAGAAGATTACCAGTACATCCGCAACCTGTGTAAGGAAAATGTATGGCCCAACTGGCTCAAGCGGGTAGGCCCGCAGGGCAACGACGTACTCAACATGTGCCTCGAAGCTATGGGGGCTTCGGAAAGATACTAA
- a CDS encoding TRAP transporter large permease subunit — protein MIISLIMFATILILVMIGVPIAAALGMTGIVAILLFDPNLLKGAAFTVWANATSFILVSAPLYILMGDMIIRSGASTRFYSGMGLWMRKIPGGLLHTNILACTILAAISGSSVATAATAASVAIPELDKLGYEKKMTFGSIAAGGTLGILIPPSISMIIYCGLTSTSVAECFIAGVIPGLIMSFLFMTYIGVNALINPAIAPRRSSIVKITLKVASQSLLDVMPILLLAVVVFAGLYLGWATPTELAAIGVFFALILLAINHNFNWKTIFGSASYVARVGSPLLFIIIGAQIFSFALYTWGATQELTVAVTNVPLPPLGIWAILAVLLLVLGMFIDAISMMVLTAPVIFPIMVGLGFDPVWLCVAVTLLLETGLITPPVGMNLFTIQMLAPGSTLGQIARGSLPFVIILLIGVIVVTAFPEIALWLPAHMKTPVGPEGQIHKRVGLIVKASGFYKTPAPYFSGCMSLY, from the coding sequence ATGATTATCAGCCTGATCATGTTTGCAACCATACTCATCCTCGTAATGATCGGTGTTCCCATAGCTGCAGCGCTGGGAATGACCGGTATCGTGGCCATTCTCCTGTTTGACCCCAATTTGCTCAAAGGAGCAGCTTTTACCGTGTGGGCCAATGCTACGAGTTTTATCCTGGTCTCGGCGCCGCTGTACATCCTTATGGGTGACATGATAATCAGATCGGGCGCAAGCACTCGATTCTACAGCGGTATGGGCCTCTGGATGCGTAAAATTCCCGGAGGATTGCTGCATACCAATATTCTGGCATGCACCATCCTGGCTGCCATCAGCGGCTCCAGCGTTGCAACGGCGGCGACGGCGGCATCAGTGGCGATACCCGAGCTGGACAAGCTGGGCTACGAGAAAAAGATGACATTCGGTTCCATCGCCGCCGGCGGCACACTGGGAATACTCATACCTCCCAGCATTTCCATGATTATATACTGCGGACTGACATCAACGTCGGTGGCGGAGTGCTTCATTGCAGGGGTGATTCCCGGCCTGATCATGAGTTTCCTCTTCATGACATATATCGGTGTTAATGCTCTGATCAATCCGGCTATTGCACCGCGCAGAAGCAGCATCGTCAAGATCACGCTCAAAGTGGCATCCCAATCGTTGCTTGATGTGATGCCCATCCTGCTGCTGGCGGTAGTTGTATTTGCCGGCCTGTATTTAGGCTGGGCTACCCCCACTGAACTGGCCGCCATCGGGGTATTCTTTGCGCTGATACTTCTTGCCATCAATCACAATTTCAACTGGAAGACAATATTTGGCAGCGCATCTTATGTGGCGCGCGTTGGCAGTCCTCTGCTCTTCATCATCATAGGCGCGCAAATATTCTCGTTTGCCCTGTACACCTGGGGCGCCACCCAGGAGCTCACCGTGGCGGTTACAAATGTACCTCTGCCGCCGCTTGGTATCTGGGCGATACTCGCTGTTCTGTTGCTTGTACTGGGCATGTTCATCGACGCGATATCGATGATGGTGCTCACCGCGCCCGTGATCTTCCCCATTATGGTGGGGCTGGGGTTCGATCCTGTCTGGTTGTGCGTTGCGGTTACGCTGCTTCTGGAGACCGGCCTGATAACACCGCCGGTAGGGATGAACCTTTTCACAATTCAAATGCTTGCTCCGGGATCGACCCTGGGTCAGATTGCCCGAGGCTCTTTACCTTTCGTGATAATACTTTTAATCGGAGTTATTGTGGTCACAGCATTCCCTGAAATTGCTTTGTGGCTGCCTGCCCACATGAAAACACCGGTTGGACCTGAAGGCCAAATTCATAAGCGCGTTGGATTAATAGTGAAGGCGTCGGGGTTTTATAAAACCCCGGCGCCTTATTTTTCAGGCTGCATGTCCCTTTATTAA
- a CDS encoding SDR family NAD(P)-dependent oxidoreductase: protein MDLGLKGKVAIVTGAGQGVGEGIAATLAKEGAKVVVNDFFQDRADRVARDIVSAGGEAIALQADVTDYDSVTQMVKKALDKFGRIDILVNNAGVPAPLPEGDSPSSMDNTFDKVDRALWKRYVDVNIYGVMNCTRAVLDGMIGQKYGKIINIISDAGRIGEPRQAAYSASKAGVMGFSKALSKEVGKSCINVNCLALGAVPHPGLDNRRIGMMVKMGMTEEQAKDMIKGIREKAIKLYPMGKGLGRFGTPADVGNAVAFFASDAAVFITGQTLSISGGYTTVG, encoded by the coding sequence ATGGATCTCGGTCTTAAAGGTAAGGTGGCGATCGTAACCGGCGCCGGACAGGGCGTCGGCGAAGGGATAGCTGCCACTCTGGCAAAGGAAGGGGCCAAAGTCGTGGTGAACGACTTTTTCCAGGACCGCGCCGACAGGGTTGCCAGAGATATAGTCTCTGCTGGTGGAGAAGCCATTGCGCTGCAGGCCGACGTGACGGATTACGACTCGGTCACGCAAATGGTCAAAAAGGCGCTGGATAAATTCGGACGCATTGACATCCTGGTAAACAACGCCGGTGTCCCGGCTCCTTTGCCCGAGGGAGATTCCCCCTCCTCGATGGATAATACCTTCGACAAGGTGGACCGCGCTCTCTGGAAGCGCTATGTCGATGTAAATATATACGGTGTCATGAACTGCACGCGGGCCGTGCTTGACGGCATGATCGGTCAGAAGTATGGCAAGATCATCAATATAATCTCCGACGCAGGCAGGATCGGCGAGCCCAGGCAGGCGGCCTATTCGGCCAGCAAGGCCGGCGTAATGGGTTTCAGCAAGGCGCTGTCCAAAGAGGTGGGTAAGAGCTGCATCAACGTCAACTGCCTGGCCCTCGGCGCCGTGCCCCATCCCGGCCTTGACAATCGCAGGATAGGCATGATGGTTAAGATGGGAATGACCGAGGAGCAGGCCAAGGATATGATCAAAGGTATCAGGGAGAAGGCTATAAAGCTTTATCCGATGGGCAAAGGGCTGGGGCGGTTCGGAACGCCTGCCGACGTTGGAAATGCCGTCGCCTTCTTTGCCTCCGACGCAGCGGTTTTCATCACCGGCCAGACGCTGAGCATCAGCGGAGGATATACCACGGTGGGTTAA
- a CDS encoding GntR family transcriptional regulator, translating into MLTREKGVPLYYQLDTILRKKILSGEIAAGAPFPTEDLLVQQYNISRITVRQALASLEKDRLIVRKQGKGTFVAEKIERAELPKLSGTGNDLVDISSHDSKRIKIMTRVVGFSRLLANKTITDYLGIPEGEEIIRIERVRLANEKPLYHLLNYLPLDIGEKLNQKALKNKTLTHLMETDLKIVIKKAVQTIEADTVDSYIGAILEAREGDPCLILRRVVYEKSGRAIEYLVATFRADRYMYTNMLLRHKKGKGYEWLNTEFSKQAQSRHSGPSDPLMNEHLPSFIRT; encoded by the coding sequence ATGTTAACGAGAGAGAAAGGTGTACCACTGTATTATCAGCTTGATACCATACTGCGTAAAAAAATACTGTCGGGTGAGATAGCGGCCGGTGCTCCTTTCCCCACCGAGGATCTGCTGGTTCAGCAATACAATATCAGCCGCATTACCGTGCGCCAGGCGCTGGCGTCGCTGGAAAAGGACCGTTTGATCGTCAGGAAGCAGGGCAAGGGCACGTTCGTGGCGGAGAAAATAGAGAGGGCCGAATTGCCCAAGCTGTCGGGCACGGGCAATGACCTGGTCGATATCAGCTCCCATGACTCCAAGCGCATCAAGATCATGACCCGGGTCGTCGGGTTTTCCAGGCTGCTGGCCAACAAGACCATCACCGATTACCTGGGCATTCCCGAGGGTGAAGAGATCATCCGCATAGAGCGGGTCAGGCTGGCCAACGAGAAGCCGCTGTATCATCTGCTCAATTACCTTCCCCTGGATATAGGCGAAAAGCTGAATCAAAAAGCGTTAAAGAACAAGACGCTCACCCACCTGATGGAGACCGACCTGAAAATAGTCATAAAAAAAGCCGTTCAAACCATTGAAGCTGATACTGTAGACAGCTATATCGGTGCTATCCTGGAGGCCCGCGAAGGGGACCCCTGCCTGATATTGAGAAGAGTGGTATATGAAAAGAGCGGCAGGGCCATCGAATATTTAGTAGCCACGTTCAGAGCCGATCGTTACATGTACACCAATATGCTGCTGAGACATAAGAAGGGCAAGGGTTACGAGTGGCTTAACACAGAGTTTTCAAAGCAGGCACAATCCCGCCATTCCGGGCCCAGCGATCCCCTGATGAACGAGCATCTGCCGTCCTTCATCCGCACCTGA
- a CDS encoding N-acyl homoserine lactonase family protein: MGKASPYCKVTCLDYGEEQGFTNLFYADKPSEQFVFPIPGFYLETDTGSKILFDTGCSPDFKQTWGLLNEFMPYVRPSFMLDQLKKVGVAPQDIDYVIMSHLHYDHAGGLSSFRGTKAKIVVQKTEAQVAMSAVYTNRSDVAYAGYISTDFQFSDLNWMVIDGDYDLLPGVHLLFLPGHAPGEMGARIETKKNGDLIIASDAVYTAESFGPPARLPGAAINLDDYVKSVEKIRRLAGLYEAKVIFGHDSAQKLAMFPEWWD, encoded by the coding sequence ATGGGCAAAGCATCACCGTACTGCAAGGTCACGTGTCTGGATTACGGCGAGGAGCAGGGATTCACGAACCTGTTTTACGCGGACAAACCCTCGGAGCAGTTCGTTTTCCCCATACCCGGTTTTTATCTCGAAACCGACACGGGAAGCAAAATACTGTTCGACACCGGCTGCAGCCCCGACTTCAAGCAGACGTGGGGACTGCTGAACGAATTCATGCCGTATGTCAGGCCGAGCTTCATGCTTGATCAACTGAAAAAGGTGGGGGTTGCGCCGCAGGATATCGATTACGTCATCATGTCGCATCTTCATTACGATCACGCGGGGGGGCTGTCCTCCTTCAGGGGTACAAAGGCCAAAATAGTGGTGCAGAAAACGGAGGCTCAGGTTGCCATGTCGGCGGTTTACACCAACCGCTCCGATGTGGCCTATGCAGGCTATATCAGCACCGATTTTCAGTTCTCGGATCTGAACTGGATGGTCATCGACGGCGACTATGACCTGCTGCCCGGCGTGCACCTGCTCTTCCTGCCCGGTCATGCCCCGGGTGAGATGGGCGCCCGGATCGAGACGAAAAAGAACGGCGATCTGATCATAGCCAGCGATGCGGTTTACACCGCCGAGAGCTTCGGCCCGCCGGCCAGGCTGCCCGGCGCCGCCATTAACCTGGATGATTACGTAAAAAGCGTTGAGAAAATCAGGCGCCTTGCCGGCCTGTACGAGGCAAAGGTCATCTTCGGCCACGATTCGGCCCAGAAACTGGCCATGTTCCCCGAATGGTGGGACTGA
- a CDS encoding cobalamin B12-binding domain-containing protein, which produces MEKDKKIRVLVAKLGLDGHDRGAKVVARALRDAGMEVIYTGIRQTPGMIVATAIQEDVDVVGLSSLSGAHMELFPEIIKGLAEKGKKNSLFICGGIIPDEDIPKLKRIGVQAVFGPGTSTRDIINYIEERFRN; this is translated from the coding sequence ATGGAGAAGGACAAGAAGATACGTGTACTGGTGGCCAAGCTGGGTCTGGACGGCCATGATCGCGGCGCCAAAGTGGTAGCAAGGGCGCTGAGGGACGCCGGCATGGAGGTGATCTATACCGGCATACGCCAGACACCGGGTATGATCGTCGCCACCGCCATTCAGGAGGACGTCGACGTCGTGGGGCTGAGCTCCCTCTCCGGAGCGCATATGGAGCTGTTTCCGGAGATTATCAAAGGCCTGGCTGAAAAAGGCAAAAAAAATAGCCTCTTTATCTGCGGGGGCATCATACCGGATGAGGACATACCGAAGCTAAAGAGAATCGGGGTGCAGGCGGTCTTCGGCCCCGGCACATCGACCAGAGACATCATCAATTATATAGAAGAACGTTTCAGGAACTGA